TACGttgcggtaaaaaaaaaaaaaaaaagggggggaaataCATCAGAGGAAATCCCTAGCAGGAGGATCCCAGCTCAGCGCTTTCTCCCTGGCACcaccctctgcctccctctcctctttccatcCCTCTGCCTGGTTTTCCCTCccttcccccttttttcctcATTCCCATCCTGTCTCTTTGAATTGGTCTCTGTGCATTGATATTTCTtgcgattttttttttctctctttgttttttcaatcCAAGGGGTTTTTATccctgctggaggagagggTGACGCAATCCTCTGCCACTCCAGTCCCCTGCCTCCTCTGCAcgtgtgtgcatacatgtgaGTGGGCGTATTTGCCttttgcatgtatgtgcatTTGTTCTTCCTTTACATGCGTTGTGTGTGCATCATGAGGACGTGGACATCCAAAGCAAAAGCTCTACTGGCCCTTTGACTATCACTTTGTCTCTTGTCCCTGCCTGAACACACTGTATCACAAAGGGAGGTTTGCACAACAGGTGGATTTCCATGTTAGCGATTGTGCCAACGATGCTGATAATGCTGGCTGTTATGTAGATAAGCCTCTTGGTGCAAGTGGGCCCCATGTAGCTAAAGGGTGCTGGTGCCTTCACCCCGGGGGCCCAGCGTTGATGTACGGAGTCTTTTAGCCCTTGGCCACAAACAGTCGTCTGCGCTCCTGGAGCTCAATAGAAGGCAGGCTGTTCTGCCAGGCCTTTATTAAAGGGCTGTTTGTATTGcctgctgtttttttcattagATGGAATCTTATATCATCGCCTCTGAATATTGCATGAGGTTCAGCGAGGCTTGGTTGTCGTGACACCGCCGTAATATTTCACAACAATCAAAGATGGATGAGCCTATTCTTCTAGGTAAATAGAGAGAGGCTGGGCACAGCTGAGGAGAAGCCCAAAGATGGTGACGGTGACACTGACGCACCGTaaaggaggctggaggaggaagggttggaaaaaagaaaagcccagAAGATTGATTGGAGTCCATAAAAACTAAAACGCAGTGTCAGACAAATGGAGCAGGcaagagatgagagagaaaggTAAATGAGGGGGAAAGTAGAGGGAGaggacaagagagggagagggagtgggAAATCTTAGACAGAGTGAGGAGgctaaaaaagagagagatggggcTATTAGAGGGttgggaggaagagagagacccACGCTGCTCCCAGTAATTGAAAAGGCACCGGGACTGATTTAGAGAGGAGCTTAGTTGGGGTTTGTTGGGATGGGGAGGGCGCTGCATTGCAGAGCGCAAGGACCTAGGAACCGCCAAGCCCCCTGCAGTGCTTTGCTCCACCACCTCTACTGTCTTCATTAGCTCAACACGGTGAAAATGACCCTCCAAGGCCCATAAGAAGCAGTAAAGCTGCAAAAACATTATGGCTCGATCCGTACGAGACAATTACAGGTGTGCGTTCTGTTCTGCCATGAATAATACAGGGAAATAAAGAATTAGAGGGGACAGGGCTTCACGGGGATCAGATAAAATACAGGAATGAAGTGGGAGGAAAGTTCTCGTGCAGCAAATGTTCAAGTTTTCCAGTTATGTGTGTACACGGCGTGAGTGTGAAAGTGTAAAGATCAAGCCGGTGTAAAAGGTTGACTCTGACGTTCTTCTGATTCTCTAGCTTTACCTTTAACAAGGATCGGCCTATTCCTTTTattaccgtgtgtgtgtgtgtgtgtatgagagagagagggagagagaagagtagAAAGTGCCAGAAGCCTCCCTATATTGATGTTGTGCCTGGCTCAGTTCACCTCATCCACTTCCTTAACTTGCTAATACAGCTGGACAGTACACCAATAAACAGGGCTCCGTGTCATCAAACAAATGCCTGGTCTGCacctgcctacacacacacacacacacacacacacccacacacacacacacacacacacacacacacacacacacacacacacacacgatatatatatatatatatatatacaggctACAGACCCTCtcatagacacacactcctgctgtaTGTCATGGGCTTGTCTCAGAAGTGTGCCTGTTCTTTCCAGGGGCGCTGATACGTGATACCTCTGCCCGGTCAATCCTTCTCGCATTACTGCCTCCGCAGTGTGCTGCTTCATTTACACGTGAAATATTGATGTTCTTAATTTAACCCCCAGGGGGCTCAGGTGTCCCTTCCTCCCCTGAGAGGAGGGTTAGCCTTTTCTAGAGAACCATGCAGCAGCCCcaaagcagaaacagaaacccTTTCCATCTATGGGATTGGTTGACAGGATGCCTTTAGCGGAGCCTCATTGGCTGGCTGGCACATAGAGCGGCAGCACAAACCCACCAGCGGAGTCGTATCCCAGTGggtttttctcccttttttgtATCCCACCTGTTCTGTGCTCGTGTTTTGTAGGGTTGATACCTGTGCTGTTTGCCTGTAAGAGCGTGTTCAATGTTTAATGCTGtcatgttgtggtttttctgATGTGGTAGGAAGCGTTTTGTCATAACATCTATGTTCGGTATTCAGACGCCCCACTTGTCGACTTTGACCATTTTTTCTAACCATCAATTGCAGCAAATGGTCCAGTTCAAGataattctgtgtttttgcaaGACAGTGTAGAATcctaaatgaaaaacatgaactAAACAACAAGAAATTGAATGAAGCGAAATCTATAAATTAACAAATGAATTGGGAAATTATTGAATTGAAATGAATCAAAACTCAACTTTACGTtgtgatattttatttcattgtcaacattttattttaaataaaaatacctttcagccaatcacatgccTGAAGCTTTGATTAATGAGGCTCAACAACTGCTACCAGATTCAGCTAGCTACTTTTAACTTGAGCAGCAACGGTACTGCAATTCTACAATAAGCAAACTAACTGCTGCTGGGATTAAACATATTACCACTCGgtcatagactttatataaagattaGATATATAACGCATGTCAACTCCCCACACCCCTCCCACTTaacagaaatgaagcccaaaaAAATCCTGGATATGAAAgttgccatcttgtgccgatgacgtcacttggagccagagtctgtgcagtggctATCGGGGGACGAAGCCGTAGTATCTAGGTTAACATGTGCTTGACCAAtagcgagtcagtctcagctgtcaatcattacgtttcatcctgtttttatacCATCGAATTAGCAACTCAAACCATTTTATCAGAGAAattaacatttgaacaaacatgagtgtGATATTTGTCAAAAATGACCAAAACTGTTTTGAAGAAAAATTTAAGTGATGTGTATTTTGGCTTTAATTTGTCtcatgtcctatccactaacatgtagTAGGGATTTATTACCTATACttcaaccagccaccagggggcaatcacgGCTACTTTTGGGCAACCATTATGTCATCTATTGTTATATAGACTATGGAATCAGTATTGAACCTCAGCTTTTATGTAGTTTAACAAGGCTACATATTCTTTCTACCTAGCCTGCCTGCCAGCTGGGATGGATTTAAAAAGGCTGCTTGTTGTCAAACTGAGGAGCAGCTATAGAGTCAGGAGTCGTCCTAAAGACTGAAGGACCCAAAACTAAAAACTGAGGTGACAGGCACTGCAGGCTGTTCCACTGTCATTAGGATATAAAATGTGACATGAgaaaaacatgtctgtgaaaaTACCATtagtaaaaaaagaacatgtgaAAAAGATAGTTTTGAAATGGAGAAATACCcttttatgataataataataatagtaatgatgGGCTTActttttgtaatttattataTAATCTCATAATTTGTTGCTTAATTTATTTAGTCCTCttcattcagtttcatttttattcatatatttaacaTTGGACATTAAAAAGAGCTCTGTTATTTTCCTTTGAATGTAAATTTTATGGTTTGAGCACTGGACCAGTTGAGGTAACCAAGAGCAGCAGTGCttcagtcccagctgtcaatctACTTTATGGCTCTTCTTATTGGCTGGTGTGGTGCTGCAGGGAGGGGCCAGTGAGAAGGTCTCAGTGAGTAGTTTGCCTggatttatttcaaaataaaacccgaGAGCTATAATCAGGGCTGGGTTCCTTCTTAGTCACTCTCTCCTCAAATTATATGATTAATGCAGGAAAGGCTTGTTCCACGGCAGCTAAATTGTACCCAACATAAGAGAACGTGCGTGGAATGCAAAGAATGTCCGGTCTCCCTTATCTGTGTAAAAAGAATGAGGTGTGTGTATCCTTGTATGTAAGGGCACGGCTCTCTTCATGATTTATCTTGTCTAGTTTATGTGCAGGCTGGTGGAGCTGTCTCAGTCTATATTTGCTCCTTTCCAAACATGGTCAAATTACACTCCAAATATAGTAAAACCATTTTGTTCTGACTTGCCTTTTTGAACATTTAGGTAGCATGCTGCTGGAGGTGAGGCAGACACGTTCCTGCTTGTctgtactctgtgtgtgtgtgtgtgtgtgtgtgtcttttaaaaagtgCACACGGCAGTGGTGTTGTGGCCTGGTTTGCCTTACTAGGACAAGCCAACATCGGCAGATGCAGGAGGGTTTATTCAAACTCCCACTTGCCTTTTCAAAAACCCCCAACATCCCAGTTCCAGCATgctgctgttgcctagcaaccgGCTGTGTCttgagagagaagagagcgtCATAGATGTGTATGTATATCCTCGGCTGAGAGCGAGAGCAAACACTCTgctgcctctccctcccctgTGGGCagctcactcactctctccacAACCTCACTGCCATTTAATGGGGGACAGTATGAATCCTGCCTCTGCTCAGCGTCACCCAGTGACAGTGCACATGGAGAGAACCGTGCTTATAATCATTTGATACATTTATCTGCTCGGTAAACAACGTACAGACTTGTTATTATGTCTTTATAGATGATTTTCACAATcaggctttaaaaaaatgacattagACGCAATAAAGTTCATGgtcttttatttgaaaaaaaaaataaagactaGCATGTACAACTTGGAATGAATGTAAACTGAACTCAGATGAACAGCTGCGAAGACTGGTGCACTGACACTCCTAACAGCATGCGCTGCAAACACAGTACACCCCTCACTACGCTTTTGTCTGAGtcgagaaacagaagaagaaaaaaagtgaaggCCAGTGATTCTCTCTTGCAAGAAAAGAGGACAGACACTCCATCTCagcgaaaaaagaaaagaaaaaagaaaagaaagctcACCGTAAGACTCTTTAAGTCCCCCTCCTTTTAAAAGGGCAGGACGCACAACTACTAAGATGGCCGTCCAaataacataacaaaaacaaaagaacatgccaaacatttgaaaatgtattttttgtacattgttttttttttctctttttatctagCATACAATTAAGTCCCATTCCACTTTAACGCTTGAGTTAGAACCTGGTATATTCTCTCATCTTAACAGTACAGGGTTCCTctccaaatacaaaaaaactgtACCAAACCAACAAGAGGACAGCTTATAGTGGAATCAGCACGCTCTGGTAGCCcggaggagggatgggggggCATGGGGGTTAGTGCTCCGGTCTCAAGCTGCATGCAtgaagaacagaaaacagagagagagagaaagaagagatggCCAGCCCAGACATTTACCACTCGCAAATGGAACTGGAAGGAGTTCGCCAAATGCTTTAGCTTTAGTCTGAAGGTAGTAGTTACAGggtttgttgttattatttttacttgttAAGTACTGATGCTAAACTGATCTCCGGGGGGAGGGGACAGGATCACTAACCATCATTTTCATGCAgatattttttgtatattttctttatattttttcctgTGTGGACAGAAGGATAGATTAATTCAACATTCAATTATTTTCTATACAGAAACAGtatgaataaatgaacatttttcCAAGAGGtaagtaaaacattttgacttttttttttcttgttttttcctttttttcttctaagAGGGGACAGGACGGGGCGGGCAAGCTTCACTTTGCGGTCATCATCTGTACAaactctgcagagagagagagagagagggagagagggagagagggagaggagaagagacaatGAGGTCATCAGGGTTCAGGCTTTGGTAAAGCCTGTTGCCAGTGAGAGCAAATCACCTGCTAAACTGTTAAacgttttattgttttttttaatcaacttgAGAACATCTTAATTGGTGTCCCCTTTCCAAACGGCTTTGGGTGTTCATCTCATTAAACCCATTTGATTAAAAAGCTTCTACGTTGTGCTTACAGTTTTGCCGCAACACACAcgaaaaataaatcagaggcTTTCATTGTCTGTAGAGTACATATTCTGTCTGTGGTACAATGGGAATAGGGAAGTAGGGCACTTTTCAGCCAAGACTTACGGACTCTTCATAATATATCAACAGCCTTCTAGAAAATGAGCGCAGTCTGTCGTGTAATGTTGCCGAGGGACTGAAGAGAGGGGgatgggaggaagagagaaaagactcCTGGCACACTGATGATAATTCAGAGGGATGACTTTCACCCATCCCTGTTCACCACGCTCCATGTATAGCCCCTATCTAATAACTAATATTATGTGTGGCTGGCTTATCTTGCAGCTGTCCTCAGAGAAATACACAGCTTGGAAAATGAAGTGTTCTGGTCTCCCTGTTTAATAAAAGCCTACACCGCGGCCTAGAAACTAAGGCTATTTGTGCACCGTGACATTTTAGCATCTGCttcattttcatgtattttttaccTTCGTAGTTGACCTGTCCGTCTCCATCAATGTCTGCTTCTCTGATCATCTCGTCCACCTCCTCATCTGTTAGCTTCTCTCCCAGGTTCGTCATGACGTGACGGAGCTCTGCAGCGCTGATGTAGCCATTTCCGTCCTGGAAACATGCAGCATGGGAGCAAATGTGTAaagaacatgtaaaacaaatccCCAAAGGTCGACAACTGGTGGGGTAAAAAATTCCCACCAGATCAATTAATGAGCTGAGACGGTGGCAGGTGTTAAATAAGCAGCAAGTTTGACACTCATAACTCTCCACTATCAGAATAATCTTGCTTACTTTATTTACTAAATAGCTGCAAGTCTTTTTGGGCTCAACAGAACAATAGAAGattaaaattaaactaaatctGTTTGCCAAGCATTCAAACAGTTATATAACCTCTTCATGATGTGCTTTAAACTTCATTTACCTTGTCAAATACCCGGAAAGCCTCACGAATCTCCTCCTCGCTGTCTGTGTCCTTCATTTTTCTGGCCATCATGGTCAGGAACTCCGGAAAGTCGATGGTTCCATTACCTGGAATGTGTGATCAATGAGGCACATTTAATTAGCAAAAATTGCAATTACTTAAAAAGCAAACTCAGATAAGTAGAGATAATATAACCCAGCATTTAGCTGATGAAAGTCGCTCAGCTCAAACATATTCATGTAGTGCTCCTCTTTTACTCCCCCTCCTGTGTGTGACAGTAGCGCTTACACTAGTGTACAGGGCACAACTTCTCTCCAGAGGGGACTGCGGCAGTGACATGAGTAATCGCAGTGAGGGCAGCAGCCCTCACATCATTTTAGTGAGCACCTTCCTTCCTTTGATAAACACAGCTACTGCaggctgggtgtgtgtgtttcccttttCTTACTTTAGGGAAGCCCCAGGAGGAGGTTACGTATGTTACTCAGCACAGCAGCActgcggggggggggcatgGCTAGTCATCCATAATGTAGATGTAGCGTATACTGTGCAGCTTGGCCTTCAAGAAGACTGGATAAATCAAAAGCTTATCTCTCCTGGTGCCCCCGTCAGAAACTGAGGCTGGAGGGAAAGTGAGaaggacagggaggagggggacgcTTCAGTTCACATGCTACATCCCTCTATCCCACTTTTATCTTCtactttttttctgcctttttggGCAGTGTTTGCAATGCGTTTTTTGGGTCGTCCAAAAGAGCGACCATTTGGATGGCTCAGTCAGTGTTGCCGGTGTTTTCGCTTTTGCTAATTGGTGGTGGCGCATGCATGCGTGCAGTAGGATCAATATCCATGTTGCAGTTGTCAAGACCGGATTACCAGGGGATCAGACCCTCTTGACAGGGGAAGGATCTATGAGGAGCTCAGCGGTTAACAAACTGCAACCACAGACGATGGGAGGGTGGGTGGTAAATCTAGTGGTAAACCCAATGGCCTTGGTATTTTACGTACATGCAATTGATATATACGAATGCAGGAGTATGGAGGTGAATTAAGATTAAAAACCAGAGAATTTCACGAGGGGACTGAAGTGAAGGGCAGGGATAGTGAAGGGAAAAGAACCGAGGAGGATTAGCCCAGGGGAGAGGGGGTTTACGGAGCAAGCCTCAGAGAGCGAAATATAGAGAGAAtggatgtatgtgtgtttgtgtggaacaaAAAGGGATGCAGTAATGTGATGGGGCAGATGGTGATCTCATGACCCGGGGTAACAATCTAAGGACCTGTTATCTAACACAAAGAGACAGCCAGGAGCACCGAGGGAAAACATGCTGGCGCCCAAGGCTGGGAGACTAAAGAGGGGGGGTGTCCCGGTCTTCTAGAGGGGCAGGACTGGAAAACTATCATCTGAGATGCACAACGACTAGAGAAGAAGCAAGGCAGCCCTTGAGTGATATCTGCTCAACTGCACCTCGGgccagctgctgcagtggaagaaggaaggagggagggagggagggagataggGAGGAAGGCAGgcgggaagagagagaaaatggtgggagggaaagagagagagagaaaaaaaagaagagggagggagtgggcggtagagagggagatggagatgaGGGAGATGTGAAGAGTAGAGAATATAAGGAGTGAACCGAGTGGGAGATGGTGCGATTACACATAAGAGGTGCTGACGCAAACTATAGAAGGCTGAGGCATCGCagtgcactggtgtgtgtggtcATTGTTTTACTTGAATCATAAAGCCAACTTCCATCCCTGAGATAAGAAAGAGGGGTGGGATTGTGTAATGACAATGCTAGTATTTTTGTCCGGCAGTTGTTTAATCCTGAATTAAATTGGTTCATCTTGTCTCAAACGTCTCTATTAAATATTTTACCTCACTACAATGTGCTCATGCCACATATTCAGCATCCCTGTATCGTTTTAAGAAGGTGCGGGTAGCTAGGCAGCAGTTCCATTTCAAGCTGCAATCGTTTTTACTATCAAATAGCCAAGGGACTATTTCTTTTAGAAGCTCTCTGTCTACTTAAAGCCCTCCGTCCCTGCTTCCATTCATTGTCATTCTTTACCACAGCATCCTTGTTTGGTAAATAAAGCTGATTTTCAATGGGCCAGCTGACATCCCATGGCTGCCGATGTGGGTACGGGATGTGCAAAGCGCAGAGAGGCCTTATGCAaccacttttattttccattactAGCTTCATTGCTGTCTGACCTAGATTGCATCAGCCAagggaggcagaggcagaacaAGGGGATGTTAGTgatggtgtgtgtatgtgtatgtgtatgtgtatgtgtgtgtgcttgctctGTAGTGTAACTGAGGGGGAGGGCGCTGAGGAAGGTGGGCGGATGTTTCAATAAAGGGGCAGCCAAACTGTGGAGCAATTGATTTCTCCTGATCAATGCAGTCCCATTTACGAAATCCTATAAGCTGACAGAGCACCACTGGGGTACAGGCCCCACTGACAGCTAACATCCTCGACTCTACCGCCCAAGGACGGTCAGCTCGAAGGCGACGAGCCAACTTCTCAA
This window of the Hippoglossus stenolepis isolate QCI-W04-F060 chromosome 20, HSTE1.2, whole genome shotgun sequence genome carries:
- the calm1b gene encoding calmodulin-1b, with amino-acid sequence MADQLTEEQIAEFKEAFSLFDKDGDGTITTKELGTVMRSLGQNPTEAELQDMINEVDADGNGTIDFPEFLTMMARKMKDTDSEEEIREAFRVFDKDGNGYISAAELRHVMTNLGEKLTDEEVDEMIREADIDGDGQVNYEEFVQMMTAK